The following proteins are encoded in a genomic region of Xenopus laevis strain J_2021 chromosome 3L, Xenopus_laevis_v10.1, whole genome shotgun sequence:
- the ccdc77.L gene encoding coiled-coil domain-containing protein 77 isoform X1, translating into MDFSPPHGLRGGRYRSPSLQDTTISSSHTQKNGGDSTPLPPINERLAFLRPSRELLEYYRKKIAEFDEEHEDLVKRLEQYKATYEEQHKLQWEMRQREEEIAELQKALSDMQVYLFQEREHVLRLYSENDRLKIRELEDRKKIQKLLALVGTSEGDITYFHKEPPSKVTIPQRTVQSGDPYDRKVQRSGRAGVKQVPLKAPGKQDRTKAAEKEDPQILLLQVEALQAQLEEQTRLSKEQIETLLEDRKVRMEEAQVQHQRDQDKMKAMTDKLNKTQKLLYESTRDFLQLKFECRANEKSWMAEKDRLLRELDRCREQLAFSIDPEQEREHEREHEREILRLSLAEKATRSSHSEEVKSLTEQLAQAHRLSEMYREQCVTLEDELGRIREEGDVGREIFKERSDKVAKRLQLMTQRYEALEKRRNMEVEGYKTDIKLLRQRLKDVEKQLFKVTLNIGPDQDLAILDAVRQGNKKTQKIQGELRNLKAKIYGLENELRIG; encoded by the exons ATGGACTTTTCACCTCCACATGGCTTGCGAGGAGGAAG GTACAGGTCACCTTCCCTGCAAGATACCACCATAAGTTCCAGCCACACCCAGAAGAACGGAGGGGACTCCACTCCACTGCCTCCAATCAACGAGCGCCTGGCATTCCTGCGCCCATCCAGAGAGCTGTTAGAGTATTACCGCAAGAAGATCGCTGAGTTTGACGAGGAACATGAGGATCTAGTAAAGCGACTGGAGCAATACAAAGCTACCTATGAGGAGCAG CACAAGCTGCAGTGGGAGATGCGTCAGCGCGAGGAAGAGATTGCAGAACTGCAGAAGGCACTGAGCGACATGCAGGTTTATCTATTCCAGGAACGTGAGCATGTACTGCGCCTGTACTCAGAGAATGATAGGCTGAAAATCAG agAGTTGGAGGATAGGAAGAAGATCCAGAAGCTTCTGGCTTTAGTTGGGACCAGCGAGGGTGACATTACTTACTTCCACAAGGAGCCTCCAAGCAAG GTCACCATACCCCAACGCACTGTTCAGTCTGGGGATCCGTATGACCGGAAAGTGCAGCGTTCAGGCCGGGCAG GTGTAAAACAGGTGCCCCTGAAAGCACCTGGGAAGCAAGACAGAACCAAAGCAGCTGAGAAGGAGGACCCCCAGATTCTTTTGCTTCAG GTGGAGGCGCTGCAGGCCCAGTTGGAAGAGCAGACACGACTATCCAAAGAGCAGATAGAGACTCTGTTGGAGGACCGGAAGGTTCGTATGGAAGAAGCTCAGGTGCAGCACCAGAGAGACCAGGACAAAATGAAAGCAATGACTGATAA ATTAAACAAGACCCAGAAGCTGCTGTATGAGAGCACCAGGGATTTCCTGCAGCTGAAATTTGAGTGCCGGGCCAATGAGAAATCTTGGATGGCCGAGAAGGATCGGCTGCTCCGAGAGCTAGACCGCTGCCGAGAGCAGCTGGCGTTCAGTATAGACCCGGAGCAAGAGCGGGAACACGAGCGAGAACACGAGCGTGAGATTCTGCGTTTGTCATTGGCTGAGAAGGCAACTCGGAGCTCACACAGTGAGGAAGTGAAG TCCCTTACAGAGCAACTTGCACAAGCCCATCGACTCTCTGAAATGTACCGGGAACAGTGCGTGACCCTGGAGGATGAGCTTGGAAGGATACGAGAGGAGGGAGacgtggggagggaaatcttcaAG GAACGTTCAGACAAGGTGGCCAAGCGCCTGCAGTTGATGACCCAGAGATATGAAGCTCTGGAGAAAAGGCGCAACATGGAGGTGGAGGGCTATAAGACTGACATCAAGCTGCTGAGACAGCGGTTAAAGGATGTAGAAAAGCAACTCTTCAAG GTGACGCTGAACATTGGGCCAGATCAAGATCTTGCAATCCTGGACGCCGTGCGCCAGGGCAATAAAAAGACACAGAAAATTCAAGGGGAACTGCGCAATTTAAAGGCCAAGATTTATGGCCTAGAGAATGAGCTGAGGATCGGATAG
- the ccdc77.L gene encoding coiled-coil domain-containing protein 77 (The RefSeq protein has 1 substitution compared to this genomic sequence), whose translation MDFSPPHGLRGGRSPSLQDTTISSSHTQKNGGDSTPLPPINERLAFLRPSRELLEYYRKKIAEFDEEHEDLVKRLEQYKATYEEQHKLQWEMRQREEEIAELQKALSDMQVYLFQEREHVLRLYSENDRLKIRELEDRKKIQKLLALVGTSEGDITYFHKEPPSKVTIPQRTVQSGDPFDRKVQRSGRAGVKQVPLKAPGKQDRTKAAEKEDPQILLLQVEALQAQLEEQTRLSKEQIETLLEDRKVRMEEAQVQHQRDQDKMKAMTDKLNKTQKLLYESTRDFLQLKFECRANEKSWMAEKDRLLRELDRCREQLAFSIDPEQEREHEREHEREILRLSLAEKATRSSHSEEVKSLTEQLAQAHRLSEMYREQCVTLEDELGRIREEGDVGREIFKERSDKVAKRLQLMTQRYEALEKRRNMEVEGYKTDIKLLRQRLKDVEKQLFKVTLNIGPDQDLAILDAVRQGNKKTQKIQGELRNLKAKIYGLENELRIG comes from the exons ATGGACTTTTCACCTCCACATGGCTTGCGAGGAGGAAG GTCACCTTCCCTGCAAGATACCACCATAAGTTCCAGCCACACCCAGAAGAACGGAGGGGACTCCACTCCACTGCCTCCAATCAACGAGCGCCTGGCATTCCTGCGCCCATCCAGAGAGCTGTTAGAGTATTACCGCAAGAAGATCGCTGAGTTTGACGAGGAACATGAGGATCTAGTAAAGCGACTGGAGCAATACAAAGCTACCTATGAGGAGCAG CACAAGCTGCAGTGGGAGATGCGTCAGCGCGAGGAAGAGATTGCAGAACTGCAGAAGGCACTGAGCGACATGCAGGTTTATCTATTCCAGGAACGTGAGCATGTACTGCGCCTGTACTCAGAGAATGATAGGCTGAAAATCAG agAGTTGGAGGATAGGAAGAAGATCCAGAAGCTTCTGGCTTTAGTTGGGACCAGCGAGGGTGACATTACTTACTTCCACAAGGAGCCTCCAAGCAAG GTCACCATACCCCAACGCACTGTTCAGTCTGGGGATCCGTATGACCGGAAAGTGCAGCGTTCAGGCCGGGCAG GTGTAAAACAGGTGCCCCTGAAAGCACCTGGGAAGCAAGACAGAACCAAAGCAGCTGAGAAGGAGGACCCCCAGATTCTTTTGCTTCAG GTGGAGGCGCTGCAGGCCCAGTTGGAAGAGCAGACACGACTATCCAAAGAGCAGATAGAGACTCTGTTGGAGGACCGGAAGGTTCGTATGGAAGAAGCTCAGGTGCAGCACCAGAGAGACCAGGACAAAATGAAAGCAATGACTGATAA ATTAAACAAGACCCAGAAGCTGCTGTATGAGAGCACCAGGGATTTCCTGCAGCTGAAATTTGAGTGCCGGGCCAATGAGAAATCTTGGATGGCCGAGAAGGATCGGCTGCTCCGAGAGCTAGACCGCTGCCGAGAGCAGCTGGCGTTCAGTATAGACCCGGAGCAAGAGCGGGAACACGAGCGAGAACACGAGCGTGAGATTCTGCGTTTGTCATTGGCTGAGAAGGCAACTCGGAGCTCACACAGTGAGGAAGTGAAG TCCCTTACAGAGCAACTTGCACAAGCCCATCGACTCTCTGAAATGTACCGGGAACAGTGCGTGACCCTGGAGGATGAGCTTGGAAGGATACGAGAGGAGGGAGacgtggggagggaaatcttcaAG GAACGTTCAGACAAGGTGGCCAAGCGCCTGCAGTTGATGACCCAGAGATATGAAGCTCTGGAGAAAAGGCGCAACATGGAGGTGGAGGGCTATAAGACTGACATCAAGCTGCTGAGACAGCGGTTAAAGGATGTAGAAAAGCAACTCTTCAAG GTGACGCTGAACATTGGGCCAGATCAAGATCTTGCAATCCTGGACGCCGTGCGCCAGGGCAATAAAAAGACACAGAAAATTCAAGGGGAACTGCGCAATTTAAAGGCCAAGATTTATGGCCTAGAGAATGAGCTGAGGATCGGATAG